A stretch of the Agromyces larvae genome encodes the following:
- a CDS encoding winged helix-turn-helix transcriptional regulator produces MGTRIARGFGQYSGVARAVERVGERWALLIVRDLLAGARRYSDLKASLPRIPTNILSDRLKELQEAGVVRRVPTVRGGYELTDSGRALEPVVLALERWGWHVLGEPAEGEVVSADALAVSLHAAFRPELAAALPPTEYVLHVGGAGLSAVVAGAVLDVVPIGPGALPQPRRRTAVAAPEDVVELAVAPAGFRDLLAGTADPSAVSILAGRREFLMRFTRTFRIDPVVPDGSSEAAGAEASVA; encoded by the coding sequence GTGGGAACGCGCATCGCGCGCGGCTTCGGCCAGTACAGCGGGGTGGCCCGTGCCGTCGAGCGGGTCGGGGAGCGGTGGGCGCTGCTCATCGTCCGCGACCTGCTCGCCGGCGCGCGCCGCTACAGCGACCTCAAGGCATCGCTGCCGCGCATCCCGACGAACATCCTGAGCGACCGGCTGAAAGAGCTGCAGGAGGCGGGCGTCGTCCGGCGCGTGCCGACGGTGCGCGGCGGGTACGAGCTCACCGACTCCGGGCGCGCGCTCGAGCCCGTCGTGCTCGCGCTCGAGCGATGGGGATGGCACGTGCTCGGCGAACCCGCCGAAGGCGAGGTCGTCTCCGCCGACGCGCTCGCGGTCTCGCTGCACGCCGCATTCCGCCCCGAGCTCGCCGCGGCGCTGCCGCCGACCGAGTATGTGCTGCACGTCGGCGGCGCCGGCCTGTCGGCGGTCGTCGCCGGGGCGGTGCTGGACGTGGTGCCGATCGGCCCGGGCGCACTGCCGCAGCCGCGGCGGCGCACCGCCGTGGCGGCCCCCGAAGACGTGGTCGAACTCGCGGTGGCTCCGGCCGGGTTCCGCGACCTGCTCGCGGGCACGGCCGACCCGTCGGCGGTGTCGATCCTCGCCGGGCGCCGGGAGTTCCTCATGAGGTTCACGCGCACGTTCCGCATCGATCCCGTCGTGCCCGACGGGTCGAGCGAAGCGGCGGGCGCCGAGGCATCCGTCGCATAG
- a CDS encoding NAD(P)/FAD-dependent oxidoreductase, translating into MATTVYERRRPPASVIAHALEGSRQSVFWLDDLPAGAVGGRPKLTGRSVAELAVVGGGYTGLWTALLAKRREPDARVVVLEAKSIGWAASGRNGGFCEASLTHGRENGASRWPDEIDLLERLGRENLDAFEADLETWGIDADWERTGTLGVAVEPHQVEWLHEWAAEASARGEADEVTLLDEHAARDAIASPIVLGAVWERRTGALVHPAKLAAELARAAEALGVEIFEHSPVRAIESPGSTGAVELVTDDGRLLAKRAVLATNVFPSLLRRNRLMTVPVYDYALMTEPLSAAQLAEIGWHGRQGVSDLANQFHYLRRSGDRILFGGYDAVYHRGGLIRPEYEDRPESFERLASHFLTMFPQLEGLRFTHRWAGAIDTCTRFCAFYGTAREGRVAYAAGFTGLGVAATRFAADVMLDLLEGRENERTSLRMVRERPVPFPPEPAAGIGIDAVRRALDRADHAGGRRGPMLKLLDALGLGFDS; encoded by the coding sequence ATGGCAACCACCGTCTACGAACGGCGCCGGCCGCCGGCATCCGTCATCGCCCACGCGCTCGAAGGCTCGCGCCAGTCGGTGTTCTGGCTCGATGACCTGCCCGCCGGTGCGGTCGGCGGCCGACCGAAGCTCACGGGCCGCAGCGTCGCCGAGCTCGCGGTCGTCGGCGGCGGGTACACGGGCCTGTGGACGGCGCTGCTCGCGAAGCGCCGCGAGCCCGACGCCCGGGTCGTCGTGCTCGAGGCGAAGTCGATCGGCTGGGCCGCGTCGGGCCGCAACGGCGGGTTCTGCGAAGCATCCCTCACGCACGGCCGCGAGAACGGCGCGAGCCGCTGGCCCGACGAGATCGACCTGCTCGAGCGGCTCGGTCGTGAGAACCTCGACGCGTTCGAGGCCGACCTCGAGACCTGGGGCATCGACGCCGACTGGGAGCGCACCGGCACGCTCGGGGTCGCCGTCGAGCCCCACCAGGTCGAGTGGCTGCACGAGTGGGCGGCCGAGGCATCCGCCCGCGGCGAAGCCGACGAGGTGACCCTGCTCGACGAGCACGCCGCACGCGACGCGATCGCGTCGCCGATCGTGCTCGGCGCCGTCTGGGAGCGGCGCACGGGAGCGCTCGTGCACCCGGCGAAGCTGGCGGCCGAACTGGCCCGCGCGGCCGAGGCGCTCGGCGTCGAGATCTTCGAGCACTCCCCCGTGCGCGCGATCGAAAGCCCGGGTTCGACCGGTGCCGTCGAGCTCGTCACCGACGACGGACGGCTGCTCGCCAAGCGAGCGGTCCTCGCGACGAACGTCTTCCCGTCGCTGCTGCGCCGCAACCGCCTGATGACCGTTCCGGTGTACGACTACGCGCTGATGACCGAGCCGCTGAGCGCGGCGCAGCTCGCCGAGATCGGCTGGCACGGCCGGCAGGGCGTGAGCGACCTGGCGAACCAGTTCCACTATCTGCGGCGGAGCGGCGACCGCATCCTGTTCGGCGGGTACGACGCCGTGTACCACCGCGGCGGCTTGATCCGCCCCGAGTACGAAGACCGCCCCGAGAGCTTCGAGCGGTTGGCGAGCCACTTCCTCACGATGTTCCCGCAGCTCGAGGGCCTGCGATTCACCCACCGGTGGGCGGGCGCGATCGACACCTGCACGCGGTTCTGCGCGTTCTACGGCACGGCGCGCGAGGGTCGCGTCGCCTACGCGGCCGGCTTCACGGGGCTCGGGGTGGCCGCGACCCGGTTCGCCGCCGACGTCATGCTCGACCTGCTCGAGGGTCGCGAGAACGAGCGCACCTCGTTGCGGATGGTCCGCGAGCGGCCGGTGCCGTTCCCGCCCGAGCCGGCAGCCGGCATCGGCATCGACGCGGTGCGCCGCGCGCTCGACCGCGCCGATCACGCGGGCGGGCGGCGCGGCCCGATGCTGAAACTGCTCGACGCGCTCGGGCTCGGGTTCGACTCGTGA
- a CDS encoding helix-turn-helix transcriptional regulator has translation MVIADRPTSAGHGSPAAALAAALAEPVLERDESEVDALTLGRRIRDRRLARGMTLGALAAAIDRAPSQVSAIENGKREPRLSMLRTIALALGTTADELLRPDAPSERAALEIAVERAMRGPVFDTLGLEPFRVAKSMSDATLQTILALHDEITRLHRERAATPEEARRANAQLRAEMRARDNYYEELEREASQLLEAVGHAGGPLSNQLVADMASHLGFSLHYVGDLPHSTRSVTDKRNGRIYLPTSQSPSRDSRSPILQAISSHLLGHAEPASYREFLRQRIETNYLTAAILLPEADAVRFLTEAKNLRRISMEDLRDAFAVSYETAAHRFTNLATARLGIPVHFTKVHESGTIIKAYENDRVRFPSDALGAIEGTTMCRNWTARTVFDVEDRFSPWYQYTDTPAGTFWCTSRIEKAKEGEYSVSVGVPFEHVKWFRGRETPHRAVSRCPDPACCQAPAGLAEKWADASWPAARTPTSLLAALPTGTFPGVDQTEVFQFLEAHAPRT, from the coding sequence ATGGTCATCGCCGATCGCCCCACCTCAGCCGGTCACGGCTCGCCGGCCGCGGCACTCGCCGCAGCCCTCGCCGAGCCGGTGCTCGAGCGCGACGAGAGCGAGGTCGACGCCCTCACGCTGGGCCGGCGCATCCGCGACCGCCGTCTCGCCCGGGGCATGACGCTCGGCGCCCTGGCCGCGGCGATCGACCGCGCCCCCTCGCAGGTGAGCGCGATCGAGAACGGCAAACGCGAACCGCGGCTGTCGATGCTGCGCACCATCGCGCTCGCGCTCGGCACCACCGCCGACGAATTGCTGCGCCCCGACGCCCCGTCCGAGCGCGCCGCGCTCGAGATCGCCGTCGAACGCGCGATGCGCGGCCCGGTGTTCGACACCCTCGGGCTCGAGCCGTTCCGGGTGGCGAAGTCGATGAGCGACGCGACGCTGCAGACGATCCTCGCCCTGCACGACGAGATCACCCGCCTGCACCGCGAACGCGCCGCGACGCCCGAGGAGGCGCGCCGCGCGAACGCCCAGCTCCGCGCCGAGATGCGCGCCCGCGACAACTACTACGAAGAGCTCGAGCGCGAGGCATCCCAGCTGCTCGAAGCCGTCGGCCACGCCGGCGGCCCGCTCTCGAACCAGCTCGTCGCCGACATGGCCTCGCACCTCGGCTTCTCGCTGCACTACGTCGGCGACCTGCCGCACTCGACCCGGTCCGTCACCGACAAGCGCAACGGACGCATCTACCTCCCCACGTCGCAGTCGCCGTCGCGCGACTCGCGCTCGCCGATCCTGCAGGCGATCTCGTCGCATCTGCTCGGCCACGCCGAACCCGCGAGCTACCGCGAGTTCCTGCGCCAGCGCATCGAGACGAACTACCTGACCGCGGCGATCCTGCTGCCCGAGGCCGACGCGGTGCGGTTCCTCACCGAGGCGAAGAACCTGCGCCGCATCTCGATGGAGGACCTGCGCGACGCGTTCGCCGTGTCATACGAGACCGCCGCGCACCGGTTCACGAACCTCGCGACGGCCCGGCTCGGCATCCCCGTGCACTTCACGAAGGTGCACGAGTCGGGCACCATCATCAAGGCGTACGAGAACGACCGGGTGCGGTTCCCGTCCGACGCGCTCGGCGCGATCGAGGGCACCACGATGTGCCGCAACTGGACGGCCCGCACCGTGTTCGACGTCGAAGACCGGTTCAGCCCCTGGTACCAGTACACCGACACGCCGGCCGGCACGTTCTGGTGCACGTCACGCATCGAGAAGGCGAAAGAGGGCGAGTACTCGGTCTCGGTCGGCGTGCCGTTCGAGCACGTGAAGTGGTTCCGCGGTCGCGAGACACCGCATCGTGCGGTGTCGCGGTGCCCCGACCCGGCCTGCTGCCAGGCCCCGGCGGGCCTGGCCGAGAAATGGGCGGATGCCTCGTGGCCGGCCGCCCGCACGCCCACGAGCCTGCTCGCGGCGCTGCCGACGGGCACGTTCCCCGGCGTCGACCAGACCGAGGTCTTCCAGTTCCTCGAGGCCCACGCCCCGCGCACATAA
- a CDS encoding VOC family protein translates to MTLSIFVNIPTTDLERSKAFYEALGFTVNPLFTDDNAACIVLSDTIYFMVVTRDYLQTFTDKPIIDPKTGAQTQISLTRDSREAVDEIVAKALAAGGTEPREAQDYGFMYSRDLEDPDGNLLGFLYMDQAAAEQGPDAYLAQQGAGTPQASA, encoded by the coding sequence ATGACCCTCAGCATCTTCGTCAACATCCCGACGACCGACCTCGAGCGCTCGAAGGCGTTCTACGAGGCGCTCGGCTTCACCGTCAACCCGCTCTTCACCGACGACAACGCGGCGTGCATCGTGCTGAGCGACACGATCTACTTCATGGTCGTGACCCGCGACTACCTGCAGACCTTCACCGACAAGCCGATCATCGACCCGAAGACCGGCGCGCAGACGCAGATCTCGCTCACCCGCGACTCGCGCGAAGCGGTCGACGAGATCGTCGCGAAGGCGCTCGCCGCCGGGGGTACCGAGCCGCGCGAGGCGCAGGACTACGGCTTCATGTACTCGCGCGACCTGGAGGACCCCGACGGCAACCTCCTCGGGTTCCTCTACATGGACCAGGCCGCCGCCGAGCAGGGGCCCGATGCGTACCTCGCCCAGCAGGGCGCGGGCACGCCGCAGGCGTCCGCCTGA
- a CDS encoding flavin monoamine oxidase family protein, which produces MDSRGRPREGMPRRTFLAAALAGVTTVALSSCTPESSPTASPSPSPSPAFTPRPGPDGLPRLIAMRRSRWGADPFARGAISYADVGGTERLRVALSRPVRDRLWFAGEACSTDAPGTMQGAIASGEAAAAAVAARTGEGERVVVVGAGLAGLTAANALVGRGIRVVVVEARDRAGGRVHSIDDDAFGGSAQLGALFVGADAEAVDDLLDEASVDTRLIDVPATALATDGAWVPIDPVGVAALADAHNWALAQPQDVSVATALVDSGATAALPTDPDEHGVRATDWLAHAISSGVEVATGATTTRVSAASVDRDRLGRTLRLVQGRLGDVVDDLTAEVDIAVSSTVTRIAYTDERVSLRLDTGESITADRVIVTAPLGVLKTSTIRFEPRLPLTHQRAISLLGVGQLDTVWLRFEEAFWRTDVPSADEAAAMPDADAAAPTPDVLTVVGSSPTVAAWLDVGRGTGEPVIVGVIAATQATRLESLDDDEFQDEVLAALAPFATATG; this is translated from the coding sequence ATGGACTCCAGGGGGCGACCGCGCGAGGGGATGCCGCGGCGCACCTTCCTCGCAGCGGCACTCGCCGGGGTCACCACGGTCGCGCTGTCGAGCTGCACCCCCGAGTCCTCCCCCACCGCTTCGCCGAGTCCGTCGCCGTCGCCCGCCTTCACCCCGCGCCCGGGGCCCGACGGCCTGCCCCGCCTCATCGCCATGCGGCGATCGCGCTGGGGCGCCGACCCGTTCGCCCGCGGCGCCATCAGCTACGCCGACGTCGGCGGAACCGAGCGTCTCCGGGTCGCACTGTCCCGCCCGGTGCGCGACCGGCTCTGGTTCGCCGGCGAGGCCTGCTCGACCGATGCGCCCGGCACCATGCAGGGCGCGATCGCCTCGGGCGAGGCGGCCGCCGCGGCCGTCGCGGCTCGCACCGGCGAGGGCGAACGCGTGGTGGTCGTCGGCGCCGGGCTCGCCGGGCTCACCGCCGCGAACGCACTGGTGGGCCGTGGCATCCGGGTCGTCGTCGTCGAAGCGCGCGACCGCGCCGGCGGACGCGTCCACTCGATCGACGACGACGCGTTCGGCGGGTCCGCCCAACTCGGCGCCCTCTTCGTCGGCGCGGACGCCGAGGCGGTCGACGACCTGCTCGACGAGGCGTCCGTCGACACCCGGCTGATCGATGTGCCGGCCACGGCGCTCGCGACCGACGGCGCGTGGGTGCCGATCGACCCGGTCGGCGTCGCGGCCCTCGCCGACGCGCACAACTGGGCGCTCGCCCAGCCCCAGGACGTGTCGGTCGCGACCGCCCTCGTCGACTCGGGCGCGACCGCCGCACTGCCGACCGACCCCGACGAGCACGGCGTGCGCGCGACCGACTGGCTCGCGCACGCGATCTCGAGCGGCGTGGAGGTCGCCACCGGGGCGACCACCACGCGGGTCTCGGCCGCGAGCGTCGACCGCGACCGGCTGGGCCGCACCCTCCGGCTCGTGCAGGGCCGGCTCGGCGACGTCGTCGACGACCTCACCGCCGAGGTCGACATCGCCGTGTCGAGCACCGTCACCCGCATCGCCTACACCGACGAGCGGGTGAGCCTGCGGCTCGACACGGGCGAGTCGATCACGGCCGACCGGGTGATCGTCACCGCCCCGCTCGGCGTGCTGAAGACCTCGACGATCCGGTTCGAGCCGCGGCTGCCGCTCACCCACCAGCGCGCGATCTCGCTGCTCGGCGTGGGGCAGCTCGACACCGTGTGGCTGCGGTTCGAGGAGGCGTTCTGGCGCACCGACGTGCCGAGCGCCGACGAGGCGGCCGCGATGCCCGACGCCGACGCCGCGGCGCCGACGCCCGACGTACTCACCGTCGTCGGCTCGAGCCCGACCGTCGCGGCGTGGCTCGACGTCGGCCGCGGCACCGGCGAGCCCGTCATCGTCGGCGTCATCGCCGCGACGCAGGCGACGCGACTGGAGTCGCTGGACGACGACGAGTTCCAAGACGAGGTGCTCGCCGCGCTCGCGCCCTTCGCCACAGCCACCGGTTGA
- a CDS encoding CaiB/BaiF CoA transferase family protein has translation MTGRRVLDDVRVADFSRVLAGPYATMLLADFGADVVKIEPPDGDETRRWRPPVDATGASTYFGSVNRGKRSVALDLTDAAQRAEAQRLAATADVVIDNFRPGVMARFGLDRAALAAVNPRVVTCSITGFGGGVGAALAGYDLLVQAVGGLMSITGEADGPPTKAGVALVDVLTGQNALAGILLALRERDRTGAGQHVEVTLLGSLLSALVNQAGAALATGEAPGRLGNAHPSIAPYAVFRAADRDLVIAVGTDRQFRTLARLIGRPGLADDARFATNPDRVAHRDELSAALTDALAAAPAAEWVGVLGDAGVPAGLVHDVVEAIGYAERLGLDPVVRFGRAAGAAGIANPIELSATPAEYRSAPPRLDADGPSPAWHEASAPPAHRKERP, from the coding sequence ATGACGGGTCGCAGGGTGCTCGACGACGTGCGCGTCGCCGACTTCTCACGCGTGCTCGCCGGCCCGTACGCGACCATGCTGCTGGCCGACTTCGGCGCCGACGTGGTGAAGATCGAACCGCCCGACGGCGACGAGACGCGCCGGTGGCGGCCCCCGGTCGATGCGACCGGGGCGTCGACCTACTTCGGCAGCGTCAACCGCGGCAAGCGGTCGGTCGCGCTCGACCTGACGGATGCCGCGCAGCGCGCCGAGGCGCAGCGGCTGGCCGCGACGGCCGACGTCGTGATCGACAACTTCCGGCCGGGGGTGATGGCGCGGTTCGGGCTGGACCGTGCCGCGCTCGCCGCGGTGAACCCGCGGGTCGTCACGTGCTCGATCACCGGGTTCGGCGGCGGGGTCGGGGCGGCGCTGGCCGGCTACGACCTGCTCGTGCAGGCGGTCGGCGGGCTGATGAGCATCACCGGCGAGGCCGACGGGCCGCCGACGAAGGCGGGCGTGGCGCTCGTCGACGTGCTGACGGGGCAGAACGCGCTCGCGGGCATCCTGCTCGCGCTGCGCGAGCGCGACCGCACCGGCGCGGGCCAGCACGTCGAGGTCACCCTGCTCGGCTCGCTGCTCTCGGCCCTCGTCAACCAGGCCGGTGCGGCGCTCGCGACCGGGGAGGCGCCCGGCCGGCTCGGCAACGCGCACCCGAGCATCGCGCCGTACGCGGTGTTCCGCGCGGCCGACCGCGACCTCGTCATCGCGGTCGGCACCGATCGGCAGTTCCGCACCCTCGCCCGGCTGATCGGTCGCCCCGGGCTGGCCGACGATGCGCGCTTCGCGACCAACCCCGACCGGGTCGCGCACCGCGACGAGCTGAGCGCGGCGCTGACCGATGCGCTCGCCGCCGCACCCGCGGCCGAATGGGTCGGGGTGCTCGGCGACGCCGGGGTGCCGGCCGGCCTCGTGCACGACGTGGTCGAGGCGATCGGGTACGCCGAACGGCTCGGGCTCGACCCGGTGGTGCGGTTCGGCCGCGCGGCGGGCGCGGCGGGCATCGCGAACCCGATCGAGCTGTCGGCGACCCCGGCCGAGTACCGCAGCGCCCCGCCCCGCCTCGACGCCGACGGGCCGTCGCCCGCCTGGCACGAGGCATCCGCCCCGCCCGCCCACCGGAAGGAACGACCATGA
- a CDS encoding Pr6Pr family membrane protein — MSPRTARRLLGGTRLAVAAVEIVALVGNFEYVLGFRLFATANFFSYFTVQSAFAAVVVLIVAGWLALTAPKDPPWLGVVRTCVTVYVIVSGIVFGVIVVQASSYAYRVDVPWSDTLLHFVVPALIGLTWTVDSILAVNPPVPWTTVGWVLLFPAAWLVFALWRGSDVGWYPYFFLDETQVGGWPGVVFWCLVCLVIFLAVTALLVTVNRWLWRRARARRAPRLGTRRRPATPVASPASRR; from the coding sequence ATGTCCCCGCGCACCGCGCGCCGGCTCCTCGGCGGAACCCGACTCGCCGTCGCGGCCGTCGAGATCGTCGCGCTGGTGGGCAACTTCGAGTACGTGCTCGGGTTCCGGCTGTTCGCGACCGCGAACTTCTTCAGCTACTTCACCGTGCAGTCGGCGTTCGCCGCGGTCGTGGTGCTCATCGTGGCCGGATGGTTGGCGCTCACCGCCCCGAAGGATCCGCCGTGGCTCGGGGTGGTGCGCACGTGCGTCACGGTCTACGTGATCGTGTCGGGCATCGTGTTCGGGGTGATCGTCGTGCAGGCGTCGTCGTATGCGTACCGGGTCGACGTGCCCTGGTCGGACACGCTGCTGCACTTCGTCGTGCCCGCGCTCATCGGCCTCACGTGGACCGTCGACAGCATCCTCGCGGTGAATCCGCCCGTGCCGTGGACGACGGTCGGATGGGTGCTGCTGTTCCCGGCGGCGTGGCTGGTGTTCGCGCTCTGGCGCGGATCGGACGTGGGCTGGTACCCGTACTTCTTCCTCGACGAGACGCAGGTGGGCGGCTGGCCGGGGGTCGTGTTCTGGTGCCTCGTGTGCCTGGTGATCTTCCTCGCCGTGACGGCGCTGCTCGTCACGGTCAACCGGTGGCTGTGGCGAAGGGCGCGAGCGCGGCGAGCACCTCGTCTTGGAACTCGTCGTCGTCCAGCGACTCCAGTCGCGTCGCCTGCGTCGCGGCGATGA
- a CDS encoding acyl-CoA dehydrogenase family protein, whose translation MTAAARIDELLAIDALLTDEERGWRDKARAFVREHVLPTIADDYEQARFRVELAHELGDGGFLGMHLSGFGCAGAGAVAYGLVCHELEFGDSGLRTFASVQGSLAMSAIRKHGSDEQRWKWLPSMAAGETIGCFALTEPQGGSDPAAMTTTARRDGDGWVLDGRKRWIGLASLADVAIVWAKAVDGSETDASEPGTSDAAAAGGSAVRGFIVPTSTPGFTATPIPGKLSMRASVQCDVVLDGVRLPDDALLPGASGLSGPFSCLNEARYGIVWGALGAARACLEAALDRAVSREVFGRPIGGYQLTQAKLADLVVEYQKGMLLALHLGRLKEAGRLTPAQISTGKLNSVREALRIAHECRTILGGDGITAEFPVMRHAANLESVRTYEGTDEIHQLVIGRALTGLNAF comes from the coding sequence ATGACCGCGGCCGCCCGCATCGACGAACTGCTCGCCATCGACGCGCTGCTCACCGACGAGGAGCGCGGCTGGCGCGACAAGGCGCGCGCCTTCGTGCGCGAGCACGTGCTGCCGACCATCGCCGACGACTACGAGCAGGCGCGGTTCCGCGTCGAGCTCGCGCACGAACTGGGCGACGGCGGATTCCTCGGCATGCACCTGAGCGGCTTCGGCTGCGCCGGGGCTGGCGCCGTCGCCTACGGGCTGGTGTGCCACGAACTCGAGTTCGGCGACTCGGGGCTGCGCACGTTCGCGTCGGTGCAGGGGTCGCTCGCGATGAGCGCGATCCGCAAGCACGGCTCCGACGAGCAGCGCTGGAAGTGGCTGCCCAGCATGGCCGCGGGCGAGACGATCGGATGCTTCGCCCTCACCGAGCCGCAGGGCGGCAGCGATCCCGCGGCGATGACCACCACCGCGCGGCGGGACGGCGACGGTTGGGTGCTCGACGGGCGCAAGCGCTGGATCGGGCTCGCCTCGCTCGCCGACGTCGCGATCGTGTGGGCGAAGGCGGTCGACGGGAGCGAGACGGATGCGTCGGAGCCCGGCACGTCCGACGCGGCGGCCGCTGGCGGCAGCGCGGTGCGCGGGTTCATCGTGCCGACCTCGACGCCGGGGTTCACGGCGACCCCCATCCCGGGCAAGCTGTCGATGCGCGCGTCGGTGCAGTGCGATGTCGTGCTCGACGGGGTGCGCCTGCCCGACGATGCACTGCTGCCCGGGGCATCCGGCCTGTCGGGCCCGTTCTCGTGCCTGAACGAAGCCCGCTACGGCATCGTGTGGGGTGCGCTCGGCGCCGCGCGCGCCTGCCTCGAGGCGGCGCTCGACCGCGCGGTGTCGCGCGAGGTGTTCGGCCGGCCGATCGGCGGGTACCAGCTCACGCAGGCCAAGCTCGCCGACCTCGTCGTCGAGTACCAGAAGGGCATGCTGCTCGCGCTGCACCTCGGGCGGCTGAAGGAGGCCGGCCGGCTCACGCCCGCGCAGATCTCGACGGGCAAGCTGAACAGCGTGCGCGAGGCGCTGCGGATCGCGCACGAGTGCCGCACGATCCTCGGCGGCGACGGCATCACGGCGGAGTTCCCGGTGATGCGGCACGCGGCGAACCTCGAGTCGGTGCGCACGTACGAGGGCACCGACGAGATCCACCAGCTCGTGATCGGCCGGGCGCTGACGGGGCTGAACGCGTTCTGA
- a CDS encoding NAD-dependent succinate-semialdehyde dehydrogenase has translation MSYAVVNPATGETIKTYPTITDAELADAIAAAHAASREWVPTTTVDERAALIRRVGELHVERRQQLAEIIVREMGKPIEQALGEVDFAGAIYEYYADHAADFTKDEPIELLAGDGTAVVRRSPLGVLLGIMPWNFPYYQVARFAGPNLVIGNTILLKHAEQCPESAAAIAEIFHDAGFPAGAYVNIYASHDQIEQVIADPRVQGVSLTGSERAGAAVAEIAGRHLKKVVLELGGSDPFILLSTDDLDEAVQHAVDARLDNSGQSCNAAKRFIVVDDLYEPFLEKFTAKLAEVETGDPTSADTALGPLSSLKAAENLDEQVKRAVEHGAKLVRGGSRDGAFFETTVLTDVTPENPASKEEFFGPVAQVYRAADEADAVRIANDTPFGLGSYVYTTDPEQAQRVADRIEAGMVFVNVVLADGAELPFGGVKRSGTGREMGRLGADEFVNKKLIRIG, from the coding sequence ATGAGCTACGCCGTGGTCAATCCGGCTACCGGAGAGACGATCAAGACCTACCCGACGATCACCGACGCCGAGCTGGCCGACGCGATCGCCGCCGCGCACGCCGCGTCTCGCGAGTGGGTGCCGACGACGACGGTCGACGAGCGCGCGGCCCTCATCCGCCGCGTCGGCGAACTGCACGTCGAACGCCGTCAGCAGCTCGCCGAGATCATCGTGCGCGAGATGGGCAAGCCCATCGAGCAGGCGCTCGGCGAGGTCGACTTCGCCGGCGCGATCTACGAGTACTACGCCGATCACGCCGCCGACTTCACGAAGGACGAGCCGATCGAGCTGCTCGCCGGCGACGGCACCGCGGTCGTGCGCCGCTCGCCGCTCGGCGTGCTGCTCGGCATCATGCCGTGGAACTTCCCGTACTACCAGGTCGCCCGCTTCGCCGGCCCGAACCTGGTGATCGGCAACACGATCCTGCTGAAGCACGCCGAGCAGTGCCCCGAGTCGGCTGCGGCGATCGCCGAGATCTTCCACGACGCCGGGTTCCCCGCGGGCGCGTACGTCAACATCTACGCCTCGCACGACCAGATCGAGCAGGTCATCGCCGACCCGCGCGTGCAGGGCGTGTCGCTGACCGGCTCCGAGCGGGCCGGGGCCGCGGTCGCCGAGATCGCGGGCCGGCACCTGAAGAAGGTCGTCCTGGAGCTCGGCGGCAGCGACCCGTTCATCCTGCTGTCGACCGACGACCTCGACGAGGCGGTGCAGCACGCCGTCGACGCGCGCCTCGACAACAGCGGGCAGTCGTGCAACGCGGCCAAGCGCTTCATCGTGGTCGACGACCTGTACGAGCCGTTCCTCGAGAAGTTCACGGCGAAGCTCGCCGAGGTCGAGACCGGCGACCCGACGTCGGCCGACACCGCGCTCGGGCCGCTGTCGTCGCTGAAGGCGGCCGAGAACCTCGACGAGCAGGTCAAGCGCGCCGTCGAGCACGGTGCGAAGCTGGTGCGCGGCGGCAGCCGCGACGGCGCGTTCTTCGAGACGACGGTGCTGACGGATGTCACGCCCGAGAACCCGGCGTCGAAGGAGGAGTTCTTCGGCCCGGTCGCCCAGGTGTACCGCGCGGCCGACGAGGCCGACGCCGTGCGCATCGCGAACGACACCCCGTTCGGCCTCGGCTCGTACGTCTACACGACCGACCCCGAGCAGGCGCAGCGGGTCGCCGACCGCATCGAGGCCGGCATGGTGTTCGTGAATGTCGTGCTCGCCGACGGCGCCGAGCTGCCGTTCGGCGGCGTGAAGCGCAGCGGCACCGGCCGCGAGATGGGCCGCCTCGGCGCCGATGAGTTCGTGAACAAGAAGCTCATCCGCATCGGGTGA